In Duganella zoogloeoides, a single genomic region encodes these proteins:
- a CDS encoding SURF1 family protein encodes MPIAFRFKLIPLIATVLVVALGFALGNWQERRADEKIATQARLDHGAAAAPLALTGAPLAAAAVEYRRVSATGHFVQDWPLYLDNRPYQGRAGVYLLMPFKIDGSNMHVLVQRGWLPRDPLARDKLPAFDTPTGTVTVDGVARLHSGHVMELGAGPALAPGVIVQNADPLQVAKASGLTMQPFVLQQSTPARPYGDDLRMGREWPASGMNPEKHQGYAFQWYALAAMAVIFFVVNGFRRGKSGKH; translated from the coding sequence ATGCCGATTGCCTTCCGATTTAAATTGATTCCCTTGATCGCCACGGTCCTGGTGGTGGCGCTGGGCTTCGCCCTGGGCAACTGGCAGGAACGCCGCGCCGACGAGAAAATCGCCACCCAGGCGCGCCTCGACCATGGCGCTGCCGCCGCACCCCTGGCGCTGACCGGGGCGCCGCTGGCCGCAGCCGCTGTGGAATACCGCCGCGTCAGCGCCACCGGCCATTTCGTCCAGGACTGGCCGCTGTACCTCGACAACCGCCCGTACCAGGGCCGCGCCGGCGTGTACCTGCTGATGCCCTTCAAGATCGACGGGTCCAATATGCATGTGCTGGTGCAGCGCGGCTGGTTGCCGCGCGACCCGCTGGCGCGCGACAAGCTGCCCGCGTTCGATACGCCAACGGGCACCGTCACCGTGGACGGCGTGGCGCGCCTGCACTCGGGCCACGTGATGGAACTGGGCGCGGGGCCCGCGTTGGCGCCCGGCGTTATCGTGCAAAACGCCGACCCGCTGCAAGTGGCCAAAGCGAGCGGACTGACCATGCAGCCATTCGTGCTGCAGCAAAGTACGCCGGCGCGCCCGTATGGCGACGACCTGCGCATGGGCCGCGAATGGCCGGCTTCGGGCATGAATCCCGAAAAACACCAGGGCTATGCCTTCCAGTGGTATGCGCTGGCGGCGATGGCGGTCATCTTTTTTGTCGTGAACGGATTCAGACGTGGAAAATCAGGCAAACACTAA
- a CDS encoding twin transmembrane helix small protein encodes MKIVVAIAFVLIIGSLGCALFFLMRDKGKSNNTVRSLAVRVGLSITLFVMILVAYKLGYIQPTGLR; translated from the coding sequence ATGAAAATTGTCGTCGCCATCGCGTTCGTCCTGATCATCGGCAGCCTCGGTTGCGCGCTGTTTTTCCTCATGCGCGACAAGGGCAAGAGCAACAACACGGTCCGCTCGCTGGCGGTGCGGGTGGGCTTGTCGATCACCCTGTTCGTGATGATCCTTGTCGCCTACAAGCTTGGCTATATCCAGCCTACCGGCTTGCGCTGA
- a CDS encoding cytochrome c oxidase subunit 3: protein MSAHNTAAPYYFVPGPSRWPLLAGIALLVTMAGASAWVNDVAWGMPVNMVGLAGIIAVLYFWFGDAIKESEGGLYSQRIDYSFRWSMAWFIVSEIMFFGAFFGALFYARVISMPWLGDIDHKFIWPDFAAHWGGASPAGTVDEFRTMGPFPIPTINTALLLTSGVTLTIAHHALRAGHRAQTAIWLFATVLLGATFMGFQVYEYIHAYSELNLKLTSGIYGSTFFMLTGFHGFHVTMGAIMLSVVLYRVLKGHFTPDNHFAFEGAAWYWHFVDVVWLGLYVVIYWL, encoded by the coding sequence ATGAGCGCACACAATACCGCAGCACCGTATTACTTCGTGCCGGGGCCGTCGCGCTGGCCGCTGCTGGCCGGTATCGCGCTGCTGGTCACCATGGCCGGCGCCTCGGCGTGGGTCAACGATGTGGCGTGGGGCATGCCGGTCAACATGGTCGGCCTGGCCGGCATCATCGCGGTGCTGTACTTCTGGTTCGGCGACGCCATCAAGGAGTCCGAAGGCGGCTTGTACAGCCAGCGCATCGACTACTCGTTCCGCTGGTCGATGGCGTGGTTCATTGTTTCCGAGATCATGTTCTTCGGCGCCTTTTTCGGCGCGCTGTTCTACGCCCGCGTGATTTCCATGCCGTGGCTGGGCGACATCGACCATAAATTCATCTGGCCCGACTTTGCCGCACACTGGGGCGGCGCCAGCCCGGCCGGTACCGTCGACGAGTTCCGCACCATGGGACCGTTCCCGATTCCGACCATTAATACCGCCTTGCTGCTGACGTCGGGCGTGACGCTCACCATCGCCCACCACGCGCTGCGCGCCGGCCACCGCGCGCAGACGGCGATCTGGCTGTTTGCCACCGTGCTGCTGGGCGCCACCTTCATGGGCTTCCAGGTCTATGAATACATCCACGCATATAGCGAACTGAACCTCAAGCTGACGTCCGGCATCTACGGCTCGACCTTCTTCATGCTGACCGGCTTCCACGGCTTCCACGTGACGATGGGCGCGATCATGCTGTCGGTGGTGTTATACCGGGTGCTAAAAGGACATTTCACACCTGACAACCACTTCGCCTTCGAAGGTGCGGCGTGGTACTGGCACTTCGTGGACGTGGTGTGGCTGGGCCTGTATGTAGTGATCTACTGGCTGTGA
- a CDS encoding DUF2970 domain-containing protein, which produces MDKKPASFWYSLKAVVWSFFGLRRKSDFDNDDARLNPVHIVIAALIAVALFIGLLILAVQWAVAK; this is translated from the coding sequence ATGGACAAGAAGCCGGCGTCGTTCTGGTATTCGTTGAAAGCGGTGGTGTGGTCGTTCTTCGGCCTGCGCCGCAAAAGTGATTTCGACAACGATGACGCCCGGCTCAACCCGGTGCACATCGTGATCGCGGCGCTGATCGCCGTGGCCCTGTTCATCGGGCTGCTGATCCTGGCCGTGCAGTGGGCGGTAGCAAAATAG
- a CDS encoding cytochrome c oxidase assembly protein: MKKDGTSGLNRTLLGKLLVTAVVMFGFAYALNPFYRQICEALGLNVLTQKDGTVEYDQNTQVDATRSITIEFDANSQGPYRFRPTVASMTVHPGELATVTYEVVNTQNRDVAAQAIPSYAPQNAMQHFKKVECFCFKQQALKPNEARQMPVMFYIDPKLPRDVKTITLSYTFFEVGGMDKTAAN, from the coding sequence ATGAAAAAAGACGGTACATCCGGACTGAATCGCACCTTGCTCGGCAAGCTGCTGGTCACGGCCGTGGTGATGTTCGGCTTTGCCTATGCCTTGAACCCGTTCTACCGCCAGATCTGCGAAGCGCTGGGCCTGAACGTGCTCACGCAAAAAGACGGCACGGTCGAATACGACCAGAACACGCAGGTGGACGCCACCCGCAGCATCACCATCGAGTTCGACGCCAACAGCCAGGGCCCTTACCGCTTCCGGCCCACGGTGGCATCAATGACGGTGCACCCGGGCGAACTGGCTACCGTGACGTACGAGGTGGTCAACACCCAGAACCGCGACGTGGCGGCGCAGGCGATACCGAGCTACGCGCCGCAGAACGCCATGCAGCATTTTAAAAAGGTCGAGTGCTTTTGCTTCAAGCAGCAGGCGTTGAAGCCGAACGAAGCGCGGCAGATGCCGGTGATGTTCTACATCGACCCCAAGCTGCCGCGCGACGTCAAGACCATCACCCTGTCGTACACGTTCTTCGAAGTGGGCGGCATGGACAAGACGGCGGCGAACTAG
- a CDS encoding cytochrome oxidase small assembly protein yields MNKKPNNVRMALWLAALAVLFFLSVFVKRIWLS; encoded by the coding sequence ATGAACAAAAAACCCAACAATGTGCGCATGGCGCTGTGGCTGGCAGCTCTGGCGGTGCTGTTTTTCCTGTCGGTGTTCGTCAAGCGTATCTGGCTGAGCTGA
- the ctaD gene encoding cytochrome c oxidase subunit I produces the protein MSTSTIDHGHDHSHDHAHDHPTGLKRWLFATNHKDIGTLYLWFSFVMLLSGGVLALMIRSELFQPGLQFFQPEFFNQLTTMHGLVMVFGAIMPAFVGFANWMIPLQIGASDMAFARMNNFSFWLLPPAALLLATSFLVPGGATAAGWTLYAPLSTQMGPGMDMAIFAMHLMGASSIMGSINIIVTILNMRAPGMTLMKMPMFCWTWLITAYLLILVMPVLAGAITMTLTDRHFGTTFFNAAAGGDPVMYQHIFWFFGHPEVYIMILPAFGIVSQILPAFARKQLFGYASMVYATASIAILSFVVWAHHMFTTGMPVTSQLFFMYATMLIAVPTGVKVFNWIATMWKGSMTFETPMLFTVGFIFVFTIGGFTGLILAVTPIDIQLQDTYYVVAHFHYVLVAGSLFALFAGFYYWSPKWTGHMYNETMGKAHFWLSLISFNVTFFPMHFLGLAGMPRRYVDYSAQFTDYNMIATIGAFGFGLSQVFFLFGVVIPTIRGGKKAEAKPWEGAEGLEWTVPSPAPFHTFETPPQFK, from the coding sequence ATGAGCACAAGCACCATCGATCACGGCCACGATCACTCGCACGATCACGCCCATGACCATCCGACCGGCCTGAAACGCTGGCTGTTCGCCACCAACCACAAGGATATCGGCACGCTGTACCTGTGGTTCTCGTTCGTGATGCTGCTGTCGGGCGGGGTGCTGGCGCTGATGATCCGCAGCGAGCTGTTCCAGCCTGGCCTGCAATTCTTCCAGCCCGAGTTCTTCAATCAATTGACCACCATGCACGGCCTGGTGATGGTGTTCGGCGCCATCATGCCGGCCTTCGTGGGCTTTGCCAACTGGATGATCCCGCTGCAGATCGGCGCGTCCGACATGGCGTTCGCGCGCATGAACAACTTCTCGTTCTGGCTGCTGCCGCCGGCCGCGCTGCTGCTGGCCACGTCGTTCCTGGTGCCGGGCGGGGCGACTGCTGCCGGCTGGACCCTGTACGCGCCGCTGTCCACCCAGATGGGACCGGGCATGGACATGGCGATTTTCGCCATGCACCTGATGGGCGCCTCGTCGATCATGGGCTCGATCAACATCATCGTCACCATCCTCAACATGCGCGCACCGGGCATGACGCTGATGAAAATGCCGATGTTCTGCTGGACCTGGCTGATCACCGCCTACCTCTTGATCCTGGTGATGCCGGTACTGGCCGGGGCGATTACCATGACCCTGACCGACCGCCACTTCGGCACCACCTTCTTCAACGCGGCCGCCGGTGGCGACCCCGTGATGTACCAGCATATTTTCTGGTTCTTCGGCCACCCCGAGGTGTACATCATGATCTTGCCGGCGTTCGGCATCGTCTCGCAGATCCTGCCGGCGTTTGCACGCAAGCAGCTGTTCGGCTACGCGTCGATGGTCTATGCCACCGCGTCGATCGCGATCCTGTCGTTCGTCGTGTGGGCCCACCACATGTTTACCACCGGCATGCCGGTGACGTCGCAACTGTTCTTCATGTACGCCACCATGCTGATCGCGGTACCCACCGGCGTTAAAGTGTTCAACTGGATCGCCACCATGTGGAAGGGTTCGATGACATTCGAGACGCCGATGCTGTTTACGGTCGGCTTCATCTTCGTGTTCACCATCGGCGGCTTTACCGGCCTGATCCTGGCGGTCACGCCGATCGACATCCAGCTGCAGGATACGTATTACGTGGTGGCGCACTTCCACTACGTGCTGGTGGCCGGTTCGCTGTTCGCGCTGTTTGCCGGCTTCTACTACTGGTCGCCCAAGTGGACCGGCCACATGTACAACGAAACCATGGGCAAGGCGCACTTCTGGCTGTCGCTGATTTCGTTCAACGTGACGTTCTTCCCGATGCACTTCCTGGGCCTGGCCGGCATGCCGCGCCGCTATGTCGATTACTCGGCGCAGTTCACCGATTACAACATGATCGCCACCATCGGCGCTTTCGGTTTCGGCCTGTCGCAGGTGTTCTTCCTGTTCGGCGTGGTGATCCCGACCATCCGCGGCGGCAAGAAAGCGGAAGCCAAGCCGTGGGAAGGCGCCGAGGGCCTCGAGTGGACCGTGCCGTCGCCGGCGCCATTCCACACGTTTGAAACGCCACCGCAATTCAAATGA
- the coxB gene encoding cytochrome c oxidase subunit II: MLGFTMTAASIAARAAETAGSAGTYGPATGGTGGPIEKQLNLQPPATRIATEVYDLHTWMMVVCLVIFVAVFGVMFYSIFKHRKSLGHKPATFHESTAVEIAWTVVPFLIVIGMALPATRTVVGMKDTSNADITIKVTGMQWKWGYDYLSGEGTGISFLSNLATPRAQVGAPGFAPTEKRGDTYLMDVDNEMVVPVHKKIRIVTTAADVIHSWSIPAFAVKQDAIPGFVRDTWFKAEHTGTYRGYCSELCGKEHAFMPIVVRVVSDADYTAWVDGKKKEMAALADDPNKTFTIDELKTRGEKVYTANCAVCHQANGKGVPSAFAPLDGSAVVNGDKAAQIHVLLNGQKSGKYPAEMPAWKQLSDTEIAAVITYTRNSWSNKPEQNIVQPAEIVAARK, translated from the coding sequence ATGCTCGGCTTTACGATGACGGCAGCCAGTATTGCAGCGAGGGCAGCAGAAACAGCCGGAAGTGCTGGTACCTATGGCCCGGCCACCGGCGGCACCGGCGGGCCAATTGAAAAACAACTGAACCTGCAGCCGCCCGCCACCCGCATCGCCACCGAGGTCTACGACCTGCACACGTGGATGATGGTCGTGTGCCTGGTGATCTTCGTCGCCGTGTTCGGCGTGATGTTCTACTCGATCTTCAAGCACCGCAAATCGCTGGGCCACAAACCGGCCACCTTCCACGAATCGACCGCCGTCGAAATCGCCTGGACCGTGGTGCCGTTCCTGATCGTGATCGGCATGGCGCTGCCCGCCACCCGCACCGTGGTCGGCATGAAAGACACCAGCAACGCCGACATCACCATCAAGGTCACCGGCATGCAATGGAAGTGGGGCTACGACTACCTGAGCGGCGAGGGCACCGGCATTTCCTTCCTGTCCAACCTGGCCACGCCGCGTGCGCAAGTGGGTGCGCCCGGCTTTGCTCCCACCGAAAAGCGCGGCGACACGTACCTGATGGACGTCGATAACGAGATGGTGGTGCCGGTCCATAAAAAGATCCGCATCGTCACTACCGCCGCCGACGTCATCCACTCGTGGTCGATCCCCGCGTTTGCCGTCAAGCAGGATGCGATTCCCGGCTTCGTGCGCGACACCTGGTTCAAGGCTGAACACACCGGCACCTATCGCGGCTATTGCTCCGAGCTGTGCGGCAAGGAACACGCGTTCATGCCGATCGTCGTGCGCGTGGTGTCCGACGCCGACTACACGGCCTGGGTCGATGGCAAGAAAAAGGAAATGGCGGCGCTGGCCGACGATCCGAACAAGACCTTCACCATCGACGAGCTGAAAACGCGCGGCGAAAAAGTCTATACCGCCAACTGCGCGGTCTGCCACCAGGCCAACGGCAAGGGCGTACCTAGTGCCTTCGCGCCACTGGACGGCTCGGCCGTGGTCAACGGCGACAAGGCCGCGCAAATCCACGTGCTGCTCAACGGCCAGAAGAGCGGTAAATATCCCGCCGAAATGCCGGCGTGGAAGCAGCTGTCCGACACCGAAATCGCGGCCGTGATCACGTACACCCGCAACAGCTGGTCGAACAAGCCAGAACAAAACATCGTCCAACCGGCCGAAATCGTGGCTGCACGTAAATAA
- a CDS encoding methyltransferase domain-containing protein: protein MHVPANPPKLSAPIDLDHVRALFSRLDRTRPADFLRREIASRMVDRLELVKIAPLRVLDAGCGDGADLAVLQKMYAAAQILGIDAAEAPLRAVRSQGAKQSSLNQLLSKLLPSKAGIDLLCGDFADLPLAPNSIDLVWSNLALHWHPQPDRVFAEWRRVLRVNSLLMFSCFGPDTLRELRTAFAEADLAPHVLPFVDMHDFGDQLVEVGFSTPVLDMEVITVTYDTAQALLADVRALGGNPLGTRSRGLMGKQAWQRMLAALERQRRPDGKLALTFEVIYGHAFRPAPRTTSKGEAIIRFDLPRKK, encoded by the coding sequence ATGCACGTGCCTGCCAACCCGCCCAAGCTCAGCGCCCCGATTGATCTCGATCATGTGCGCGCCCTGTTTTCCCGTCTCGACCGCACCCGTCCCGCCGATTTTTTGCGCCGGGAAATTGCCTCGCGGATGGTGGACCGGCTGGAATTGGTTAAAATCGCGCCCTTGCGCGTGCTCGATGCCGGCTGCGGCGATGGCGCCGACCTTGCTGTGTTGCAAAAAATGTACGCCGCCGCCCAGATTCTCGGCATCGATGCGGCCGAGGCGCCGCTGCGCGCCGTGCGCAGCCAGGGCGCCAAGCAGTCGTCGCTGAACCAGCTGCTGTCGAAGCTGCTGCCGTCGAAGGCCGGCATCGACTTGCTGTGCGGCGATTTCGCCGATTTGCCGCTGGCGCCGAACTCGATCGACCTGGTGTGGTCCAACCTGGCGCTGCACTGGCATCCGCAGCCCGACCGCGTGTTTGCCGAATGGCGCCGGGTGCTGCGGGTCAACAGCCTGCTGATGTTTTCGTGCTTCGGGCCCGATACCCTGCGCGAGCTGCGCACGGCGTTTGCCGAGGCCGACCTGGCGCCGCACGTGCTGCCGTTTGTCGATATGCACGACTTCGGCGACCAGCTGGTGGAGGTGGGGTTTTCCACGCCGGTGCTCGACATGGAAGTGATCACGGTCACGTACGACACCGCGCAAGCGCTGCTGGCCGACGTGCGCGCGCTGGGCGGCAACCCGCTCGGTACGCGCAGCCGGGGGCTGATGGGCAAGCAGGCCTGGCAGCGCATGCTGGCGGCGCTGGAACGCCAGCGCCGGCCCGACGGCAAGCTGGCGCTGACGTTCGAGGTGATTTACGGCCACGCGTTCCGGCCGGCGCCGCGCACCACGTCCAAGGGCGAGGCGATTATCCGCTTCGACCTGCCGCGCAAAAAATAA
- a CDS encoding ComF family protein, producing the protein MNGKLIRRVFHLLLPTSCALCGAGSDDTLCATCVHQFFGTAAAVPRCPCCANPVAAGATLCGHCIAARPAFDRTVVACDYALPVDQLVLQLKFGHRLALAALMARRLAVVTAAAAAESPGALPDLLCPVPLGPRRLAQRGYNQALEIARPLARCLGVALQARLVARTRETAAQSSVAPEDRRANIAGAFAVPAPALALVRGRHIGVVDDVMTSGSTLDEMAATLKRHGAARVSNLVFARTPPH; encoded by the coding sequence ATGAATGGCAAGCTGATCCGGCGCGTATTCCACCTGCTGTTGCCCACCTCGTGCGCGCTGTGCGGCGCCGGCAGCGACGACACCTTGTGCGCGACTTGCGTGCACCAGTTTTTCGGTACCGCTGCCGCCGTGCCGCGCTGCCCTTGCTGCGCCAATCCGGTCGCAGCTGGCGCCACGCTGTGCGGCCACTGTATCGCCGCGCGGCCCGCATTCGACCGCACCGTGGTCGCTTGCGACTATGCGCTGCCGGTCGATCAGCTGGTGCTGCAACTGAAATTCGGCCACCGGCTGGCCCTCGCGGCGCTGATGGCGCGGCGGCTGGCGGTCGTGACGGCGGCGGCAGCGGCGGAAAGTCCCGGCGCCCTGCCCGACCTGCTGTGCCCGGTGCCGCTGGGGCCGCGCCGGCTGGCGCAGCGCGGCTACAACCAGGCGCTGGAAATCGCCCGGCCGCTGGCGCGATGCCTGGGCGTGGCGCTGCAAGCCAGGCTGGTGGCGCGCACTCGCGAGACAGCCGCGCAAAGCAGCGTGGCGCCCGAAGACCGGCGCGCCAATATCGCCGGCGCGTTTGCCGTGCCCGCCCCGGCGCTGGCACTGGTACGCGGCCGCCATATCGGCGTGGTGGACGATGTGATGACCAGCGGCAGCACGCTCGACGAAATGGCGGCCACCCTCAAGCGCCACGGCGCCGCGCGCGTGAGCAACCTGGTGTTCGCGCGCACCCCGCCCCATTGA
- the trmL gene encoding tRNA (uridine(34)/cytosine(34)/5-carboxymethylaminomethyluridine(34)-2'-O)-methyltransferase TrmL, translating to MFHVVLVHPEIPPNTGNVIRLCANTGAQLHLIEPLGFPLEDSKLKRAGLDYHEYAKMKVHADWQSFCADLQPDPSRMFAMTTRGSSPFADASFRPGDVFVFGSETAGLPPALRDNFPAEQRIRLPMRPDNRSLNLSNTVAVVVFEAWRQNGYAGGV from the coding sequence GTGTTTCACGTCGTACTGGTCCACCCCGAAATCCCCCCCAATACGGGCAACGTCATCCGCCTGTGCGCCAATACCGGCGCCCAGTTGCACCTGATCGAGCCGCTCGGCTTTCCGCTCGAAGATTCCAAGCTCAAGCGCGCCGGCCTCGACTACCACGAGTACGCGAAAATGAAGGTGCACGCCGACTGGCAGTCGTTTTGCGCCGACCTGCAACCGGACCCGTCGCGCATGTTCGCCATGACCACGCGCGGCTCGTCGCCGTTCGCGGACGCCAGCTTCCGGCCGGGCGATGTATTCGTATTCGGCTCGGAAACGGCCGGCCTGCCGCCCGCCCTGCGCGACAATTTTCCGGCCGAACAGCGGATCCGCCTGCCAATGCGGCCAGACAACCGCAGCCTTAACCTCTCAAATACCGTCGCAGTCGTCGTCTTTGAAGCATGGCGACAGAACGGCTACGCGGGAGGCGTCTAG
- a CDS encoding LacI family DNA-binding transcriptional regulator has translation MKKNVATIRDVAAAAGVSTATVSKFVNGAQRFSPAVEATIKEVIARLGYRSNPLAQSMITGRTRSIGLSILDINNPHFTSIVKGANRVALAHNYTLLLVDTEENADRERPLVEALSRRVDGLILFSRMVESEMDWLMDLGKPLVYFGRPTRLPLQWVSSDDTRGAAMLARHLLSLGHRRFAYLRFARARRDHDRLDAIRACLAEHDLDLDVYEGGTPTSAEGERVCSAILLGGNPPDALICYNDLMALGFMKAAQTLGFSLPDDLSVAAFDNISYGQYTSPALTTVDMQSERMGATAMEKLIAAIDGKPEPETGMIEPQLILRASTSRRNTSV, from the coding sequence ATGAAAAAAAACGTAGCAACCATCCGTGACGTGGCCGCCGCCGCCGGTGTCTCGACCGCCACCGTGTCGAAGTTTGTCAACGGCGCGCAACGGTTCTCACCGGCAGTCGAAGCCACCATCAAGGAAGTGATCGCCAGGCTGGGCTACCGCTCCAACCCGCTGGCGCAATCGATGATCACGGGCCGCACGCGCAGCATCGGCCTGTCCATCCTTGACATCAACAATCCCCATTTCACCAGCATCGTCAAGGGCGCCAACCGCGTGGCCCTGGCCCATAACTACACCTTGCTGCTGGTCGATACCGAAGAAAACGCCGACCGCGAACGGCCGCTGGTCGAGGCGCTGAGCCGCCGCGTCGATGGGCTGATCCTGTTCTCGCGCATGGTCGAGTCGGAGATGGACTGGCTGATGGACCTCGGCAAGCCGCTGGTGTATTTCGGCCGGCCCACGCGGCTGCCGTTGCAGTGGGTGAGCAGCGACGACACGCGCGGCGCCGCCATGCTGGCGCGGCACCTGCTGTCTCTGGGGCACCGCCGGTTCGCCTACCTGCGCTTTGCCCGCGCCCGGCGCGACCACGACCGGCTCGACGCCATCCGCGCCTGCCTGGCCGAACATGACCTGGACCTGGATGTGTACGAGGGCGGCACGCCCACCTCGGCCGAGGGCGAACGCGTGTGCTCGGCCATCCTGCTGGGCGGCAATCCGCCCGATGCGCTGATCTGCTACAACGACTTGATGGCGCTGGGCTTCATGAAGGCGGCGCAAACCCTGGGCTTTTCGCTGCCGGACGACCTGTCGGTGGCGGCGTTCGACAATATCTCGTACGGCCAGTACACGTCGCCGGCACTGACCACGGTCGATATGCAAAGCGAGCGGATGGGGGCGACAGCAATGGAAAAACTGATCGCCGCCATCGATGGCAAGCCGGAGCCGGAGACCGGCATGATCGAACCGCAGTTAATCCTGCGCGCCTCTACTTCGCGCCGAAATACGAGCGTCTGA
- a CDS encoding MFS transporter encodes MNLSEPVNPQSVGQAVGKYRWTICALLFFATTINYLDRQVLSLLAPDLSKEFGWTNTDYANIAAAFQFVYAVSMLLAGRVVDRIGTKSAYVVAIVIWSLGAILHAFAVPMGEGIAVVAGAFGLVVVPSIIGFMVSRAVLAVGEAGNFPAAIKATAEYFPKKERSFATGIFNSGANVGAILAPISVPLIAAVWGWQWAFIIIGAVGFFWMALWLWLYDKPEQQKRMSAAELAYIRSDQVVKTETTEEASAAAARKTSWFQLLKYPQTWAFAFGKFMTDGVWWFFLFWLPTYLSAQYGMKGDAIIVPLAVLYSMTMIGSIGGGWFPSYFMARGYAPYDGRMRAMFVIALFPLLVLLAQPLGSISFWVPVILIGIGASAHQAWSANIFTTVSDMFPQKAVASVVGIGGMAGGIGGVLLTKLGGWVFDHYKAVNDIYTGYMIMFAICAVAYLAAWTVMKILVPRHKEITDL; translated from the coding sequence ATGAATCTGAGCGAGCCCGTCAACCCGCAGTCAGTCGGCCAGGCCGTCGGTAAATACCGGTGGACCATCTGTGCCTTGTTGTTTTTTGCCACCACCATCAATTATCTCGACCGCCAGGTACTGAGCCTGCTGGCGCCGGACCTGTCCAAGGAATTCGGCTGGACCAATACCGATTACGCCAATATCGCCGCTGCGTTCCAGTTCGTGTACGCGGTCTCGATGCTGCTGGCCGGCCGCGTGGTCGACCGCATCGGCACCAAGAGCGCGTATGTCGTGGCGATCGTGATCTGGTCATTGGGCGCCATCCTGCACGCGTTTGCCGTACCGATGGGCGAGGGCATTGCCGTGGTGGCCGGCGCCTTCGGACTGGTGGTGGTGCCGTCGATTATCGGTTTCATGGTGTCGCGCGCGGTGCTGGCGGTCGGCGAGGCCGGTAACTTCCCGGCCGCGATCAAGGCCACCGCCGAATATTTCCCCAAGAAAGAGCGGTCGTTCGCCACCGGCATCTTCAACTCCGGCGCCAACGTGGGAGCGATCCTGGCGCCGATCAGCGTGCCGCTGATCGCTGCCGTGTGGGGCTGGCAGTGGGCGTTCATCATCATCGGCGCGGTCGGCTTCTTCTGGATGGCGCTGTGGCTGTGGTTGTACGACAAGCCGGAACAGCAAAAGCGCATGAGCGCCGCCGAACTGGCCTATATCCGCAGCGACCAGGTGGTCAAAACCGAAACCACCGAGGAAGCGTCGGCCGCTGCTGCCCGTAAAACCTCGTGGTTCCAGTTGCTGAAATACCCGCAGACCTGGGCTTTTGCCTTCGGCAAGTTCATGACCGACGGCGTGTGGTGGTTCTTCCTGTTCTGGCTGCCAACCTATCTGTCGGCCCAGTACGGCATGAAGGGCGACGCCATCATCGTGCCGCTGGCCGTGCTCTACAGCATGACCATGATCGGTTCGATCGGCGGCGGCTGGTTCCCGAGCTATTTCATGGCCCGTGGTTATGCGCCGTATGACGGCCGCATGCGGGCGATGTTCGTGATTGCGCTGTTCCCGCTGCTGGTGCTGCTGGCGCAACCGCTCGGTTCGATCAGCTTCTGGGTGCCGGTGATACTGATCGGTATCGGCGCCTCGGCCCACCAGGCCTGGTCGGCCAATATCTTCACCACCGTGTCGGACATGTTCCCGCAAAAAGCGGTGGCGTCGGTGGTCGGTATCGGCGGCATGGCCGGCGGTATCGGCGGCGTGCTGCTGACCAAGCTGGGCGGCTGGGTGTTCGATCACTACAAGGCGGTCAACGATATCTACACCGGTTACATGATCATGTTCGCGATTTGCGCCGTGGCTTACCTGGCGGCGTGGACCGTCATGAAAATCCTGGTGCCGCGCCACAAGGAAATTACCGATCTGTAA